GGCTGTCGCCGGAATACATGAAGGCCACCCCGGCCATCAACGACTGGCTGCGGAACCTGGTCGAGGCGGACGATGCACTTCAGCGCCGCGGATTCACCTTGATCGGCGAGGTCGCCGCCATCGGCTACCACAACGGCTATTACGAGGCAGGCGCTCCGGGCGGTTCGCCCTACCGGAAGATGCTCTCCGCCCTGTGGCGCGAAAGCCCGCTGCCGCTGCTGCAGGACGGGCAGCAGCTGGCCACCATGGCCTCGCTCCTGCACGTTGACGCGAGCGGCAGGCCGATGGTTTCGGCGCTCATCGAGCGCTCAGGACTGGCCGCGGGGGACTGGCTGCGGCGTTATTTCGAGGCCTACCTGGTTCCGCTGGTGCATTGCCTCTTCCGGTATGAGCTGGCGTTCATGCCGCACGGCGAGAACGTGATCCTGGTGCTGGACAACGGCGTGCCGGCCAGGGCCGTCATGAAGGACATCGCCGAGGAAATCGTGGTGATGGGGGACCGGCTGGACCTGCCGGATGACGTATCCCGGATCCGGGCGGAGATTCCGGACGGCCAGAAGGTGCTGGCCATCTTCACGGACATCTTCGACTGCATCTTCCGTTTCCTCGCCGCCATCCTGGACGGGGACGGAAAGCTGGGCCAGGACGACTTCTGGCGGATCGCCGCCGCTGCCATCAAGGACTACCAGGGGCAGCATCCGGAACTTGCCGGCCAGTTCTCCCGGCATGACCTCTTTGCCGCCGACTTCGAGCTGTCCTGCCTGAACCGGCTCCAACTGCGCAACAACCAGCAGATGCTGGACCTGGCAGACCCGTCCGGCGGGCTCCAAATGGCAGGGCGCCTGGCCAATCCGCTGGCGAGGTTCGCCTGAGGACCGCGCCCGGCATTCCACGGGCAGGGCGCCGGGACAGGAGACCGGCGCCTCGCTAGGCTTTCAGCATGACCACGCCGCACCCCCAGCAGGAACTGTCCGGGACAACAGCCCTCATCACCGGAGCCAGTGCGGGGCTGGGGTCCGAGTTCGCGCGCCAGCTCGCCGCCCAGGGCTGCAACCTTGTGCTGGTGGCGCGGAACCGGGCCCGCCTCGAGGAAGCAGCGGCAGGCCTGGAACGGCGCTACGGAACCACGGCTGAGGTGCTTCCCGCGGACCTGGCGGACGACGACGGCGTGGCCGCCGTCGTCGAACGCCTCTCCGATGCGCGGCGGCCGGTGGGGATCCTTGTCAACAACGCCGGGATCGGCCTGCTGCACAACTTCGAGGACAATCACATCTCGGAAGAGAAGAAACACCTCAAGCTGCACGGGGAAACCGCCATGGAGCTCACCCACGCCGCACTGAAGGGCATGCTGGAGCGGGGCGAGGGCAGGATCATCAACGTGGCAAGCATCGCCGCGTTCCTGCCGCGCGGCACCTACTCCGCGGCGAAGGCCTGGCTGGTGAGTTTCAGCCGCTGGGCCAACCTGGCCTACGGCAAACAGGGCATCAAGGTCACCGCGGTGTGCCCGGGCTTCACCCACACGGAGTTCCACGACCGGATGGGCATGGACAAGTCCGTGGCGCCGTCGTGGGCCTGGCTCGACGCCGGGCGGGTGGTGCGGGAAGGCCTGGCGGACAACGCCCGTGGCAAGGCGGTCTCCATCCCCTCCAAGCGGTACAAGGTAGTGGCGGCCGTTGCCCGGGTGGCGCCTGCGAGGCTAGTGGCGGGGCCGCCGCGGAAGCCGAAACAGGGGCTGAAGCCCGAGTAAAGCCGACGGTGAGCGCGACCCCGCCCGCCGGACAGCCACCACCACGCCGATTCCCACCAGAGCCCCCACCAGGGTCTCCACGCCGCGCTCCTGGATCAGGACCGCCGGATCGGCGGGGGCTGCGAGTTGGGTCATCAGCAAAATGACCGGCGTGAAGGAAACCATGGCCAGGCCGTAGTGGCGGGTCATGAACAGTTCGGTGGTGAACTGGAAGAGAATCACCAGGAGCGCCAGCACCACGGCCTGCCGGCCCGGGAAGAGGCCCGCCAGGGACCACGGCACCGGAAGAATGGCGGCGGCGGTGACCCCCAGTCCCACGAACGTCCCCACGATGCGGTGGATGCCCCGCCGGACGCAGCTGGGAAGATCGGCCCCGGCCAGCGGCACGGCGGCGGCGGCCATGGCCCAGTGCGGATGGCCGCTGCCCGTCAGGACGCCCACAGTGCCGGCCGCACCCACGGCCAGGACATACCGGGAAGCATGCACCAGCATCTCCCGCTTCCCGGCGGGGCCCGGGGCCGGAACGGTCCGGACGGCACCGCGCTGCCAGGACCTGCGGCGGATCCAGCCGCCGAAGCCCACCAGCATGGAGAACGCGGCGGATCCTGCGGCGATCAGCATGGCCACCTGCCACGGAACCACGGTGGGCACCGAGGCGCAGGCCCCCAGCGCGAGGATCCCAAAGAACGGACCGTTGGGCTTGAGCCGCACGCGGTCCGCAAAGATGGATCCGACGCCGGCGAGGACAGCCTCCACCCCCACCAACCACCAGGAATGAAGGTGGTTGACGGACAGGAACACGCCCACCGCCACACCGCCCAGCAGGACGACGGCGGCCCTGGACTGGTGCCGGAGCCGGAACTGGTGCGGCTCTGAGCGCCCGTACATGCCGGTCAGTGCACCAAAGACGGCGTAGATCATGAGGTCTGAACGGCCCATGGCAAGGAGCAGGAGTGAGGGGACCGCGACGCTGAGGGCTACGCGGAACGCCGCCAGATGGTCATTGTTCGCAGGTTCCAGCCGGTGGAGCGCGCGCACCTGCAGGAGGACGCGTTCCATGACTCATCACCTCTTGCTGTTTCAGTACGGCCTTTTGGAAGCTATCACCGCGGGGCAGGGCAGATCACCTTCGAAGTCCGCCGCAGGACTCGGAACGTCATTCTGGCCGGCACGCCAAAGGCCCGCCCTTCGTGCTTCCTCCAAGGAAACACGCGGGCGGGCCTTCTGAGCGCGGGCTGCTAGGCGTGCCCCGGACCGGCAGGGCCGGTTCCGCCGGAGCGCAACTAGGCGCCGGCAGGAACCTTTTCGGCCTCGCGCGGATCGGTAACGCGTGCATCGGTGATGTCCTGGGCCTCGAACGGGAGTTCGTCCAGGTTGATCAGCGGGTTCTCGTCCTGCGTGGCAACCAGTTCGCGTGCCTCGGCCTGGGTATCCACGCTGGGCATGGATCCGGGCAGCGGACGCTGGGCCGACTCCTTGAGGAAGTAGATGGCTACTGCCCCCACCAGCGAGGTGCCCATCAGGTAATACGCGGGCATCATGTCGTTGCCCGTGGCGCTGATGAGGGCCGCCACGATGAACGGCGTGGTGCCGCCGAAAATGGCCACCGAGAAGTTGTACGCAATGCCCATCGCTCCATACCGGCTGGAGGTGGGGAACTGGGCCGGAAGGGCCGAAGCCAGGTTGGCGACGTAGAACGTCACCGGGAATGCGATCAGCGCCAGGCCGGCCAGGGTGGACCAGATCTCGCCGATGCCGATCAACAGGAAAGCCGGAGCGGCCAGGACCACTGTGCTGACTGCTCCGATCCACAGGACGGGCCTGCGGCCGATTCGGTCCGACAGCTTTCCGGTCAGCGGAATGCAGAGGCTCATGACCACCAGCACGGGGATGGTCAGCAGGGTGCCGTGCACCGGATCGTAACCCTTGGACTCTGTGAGGTAGGTGGGCATGTAGGACGTGAGGGCGTAGCCCGCAGTGTTCGCGGCGGCCACCAGGATCATGGCAACGATGATGGAGCGCCAGTAGGCCTTGACGATGCCCACCGGGCCCTTCGCCGTTGCCTGGTCGGATGACGCCGCATGCTTCGCGAGATCCTCCTGGGCGTCCAGGGTGGCCTGGAACTGCGGGGATTCCTCGATCTTGCTCCGGAAGTAGACCGCGATCAGGCCCAGGGGCCCGGCCACCAGGAACGGAATACGCCAGCCCCACTCCTCCATGGCTGCCTGGCCGAGCGTCAGCTGCAGGACCGAGACCAGGGCGGCACCGATGGCGAAGCCCATATAGCTGCCCAGGTCCAGGAAGCTGGCGAAGAACCCGCGGCGCTTGTCCGGGGCGTATTCGCTGACGAAGGTGGTGGCACCGGCGTATTCACCGCCGGTGGAGAAGCCCTGGACGATCTTCAGCAGCACCAGCAGGCCTGCGGCCCACAGCCCGATCTGGGCGTAGCCGGGCAGGAGGCCGATGGCGAACGTGCTCGCTGCCATCAGCATCAGCGTGGCGGCGAGGATCTTCTGCCGGCCCATCTTGTCGCCCATCCAGCCGAAGATCACGCCGCCCAAGGGGCGGGCAATGAACGTGGCGGCGAAGGTGCCCAGCAGGAACAGCGTCTGGGTGGTGGGGTCCGACTCCGGCAGGAAGACCGGACCCATGGTGGTGATGAGGTAGCCGAACACGCCGACGTCGTACCATTCCATGGTGTTACCCACGATGGTGCCGCCAAGGGCTTTCTTCAGCATGGGCTGGTTGACGACGTTGACGTCCGACTCTTTGAGCCGGCGCGCGAGCAGCTTAGGCTTGCGCGGGCTTTTGGAAAGAGCCGGCGACGGGGCGCCGGGGGGTGTAGCCGGGTTGGTTCCTGGGGCGCTGTTAACGCCTGCGGAAGAGTCGGTCGTGCTTCGGTCTGTGGGCATTTGGGCGACTCCTATGGAGGTCATTTGCTTGCGACTTATAGCTGCCCCGCTCCGGGCAGGCCTTCAATTTTACGCGAATGCCGTAGCGCCTGCGTGGTTTATGCCGTAGGATCACCCGTTTGGCAGCCGTATCCGGCAGGTTTCCCCGAATTCTTTTCCCGGCTTTCGCCGCGCCATCACTGGCATGCGGCGGGGACGGGCGCATCGTTACCCAATCTTTTTCGTTCTATGCGCCACACCACCGTGAATCAGTCCCAATATGGCACCAAAAGTGACGGGGCCCACGCCGGGCCGGACCTGCCGGGCGTGCACCCGGCCGCGGTTCAGGGGCACTTTTGGTGGCGCAGGCGGAGGGGGTTCACAGGTGCCGTGTCCGTCCCTAAGGTTGTTCCATGGAAACACTTTCTTTCAGGTAGGGGACGCCTGCGGCCAAAGCCACCGCCGGCCGCTTCGAAAGTTTTTGCCGGGGCCCGGTCTTGGCCACTCCCGATAGCACTTCATCTGTGAAAGGAAGAACAAATGGCTGACGAAAAGCGCGAACCCCATATCGATCCGGAGGTCGCGAGCCACCTTGCCGAGGCAATGAACACTCCTGACATGCCCGGTGCCGATGCGCCTCTTTCGCCCAGTGGGGCGGGCGGCCAGCAGGCTTGGCCGGATGGATACGGAAAGCGCAGGCACCCGAAAGAGCGGGATGCGGGCCATGGCCGTATGGGGCAGGGAGCCGCAGTGACGGCGATCCACCGCACCAGCCGGCCGCAGATGCCGCACTCGTCCTAGGCGCGGACCGCCTTTAGGACGCGCATCCTCTCGGGCGACGCGCACATGGCCTGGCGACACCCAACCCGGTGTCGCCAGGCCATGTGCGTGCCCCGGATCAATCTGCCCGCCTTTGCGAGTGGCCCGTCGGCTCAGCCTTCACGCACAACCTCCGCCGGGTCCTTGTCCAGCCGCCAGCCCCGCCACACGGGGTGCCGCAGCCTCCCGGTACCCGTCCACTCGCTGTAGGTCACTTCGCCGACCAGTTCGGGGGCAATCCAGTGGGCGTCCGCCGCGTCCGGGCGCGGTACGTCCAGGAACGGAGAGGTCTTCCGGGCCAGCCGGTCCACGGTCTGGCGGAGCTCGGCAAGTTCCCGCCCGCTGAAGCCGCTGCCCACCCGCCCTGCGTACTGCAGCTTTGTCCCGTCCGGGATGCCAACCAGCAGTGAGCCTACGGTGTCCTCCCGCCCGCCTTTTCCGGGGCGCCAGCCGCCCACCACTACCTCCTGCGTCTGCTCCACCTTCAGCTTGATCCAGGTACGGGTCCGCTGCCCGCTCACGTAGCGGCTGTCGGTCCGCTTGGCCATCACCCCTTCGAGGCCCAGTTCCCGGGCACTCTCCAGGATGTGGTCCACCCGGTCCTCAAGGACCGGAGAAAGCCCCGCGGGGCAGGCTGATGCGGTGAAGAAGGCCTCCAGCCGTTGCCGGCGCTTGGCGAGCGGCAGCCTCCGGAGGTCCGTTCCGTCGTCGTGCAGCAGGTCGAAAAGCATCAGCTGCACGGGAATGGCAGTCCGGGCCCGTGCGACCTCGGCGGGCCGGGTGAGCTTCATCCTTCCCTGCAGGAGCCCGAAATCGGGCCTTCCTGCCGCGCCGATGGCGACGATCTCACCGTCGGCGACGAACGGCCGGGCCGGCCAGCAGGTCCGGTCCGCAAGTTCAGGGTAAGTGGTGGTGACATCATTGCCGTTGCGGCTGAAAATCCGTACCGAATCTTCGTCTCCCACGAGGATGGCGCGGACCCCGTCCCACTTGAGTTCGAACTGCCAGCTGCTGCCCTCCAGGTCCGCTGCATCTCCGGAGGCGGCCATCATCGGCCTGTATTCCCCGGGCCGCACCGCAACGTTTTTATCCAGTGCCTCCTGGCGCAGCTCATCATGGCGCGGCTCATCCTGGTTCGGCGCCCCGTGTGGTTCCTCGTGGGCCGACTCCGTACCAGGCGGCTCCTCCTGCCCTTCCCGGGGCGGTGCGTGCCGCCGTCGTCCGCCAGGCCGCCCGGGCTCCATGAGGTGGATAAGCCACTGGCCCTCGGAATCCTTTCCCTGCCCCCGCCCCGTGTGGATGAGCGCAAATTTCCTGGTCCCGCCCAGCCCTCCTCCTTCGGAACCGGTGAGGGTGGCAATGACTTCCCTGCCGTTGATCCACTTGTCCAGCTCATACGTTCCGTGGTCCCAGATGGTCACCTCGCCGGCGCCGTATTCCCCTTTGGGAATAGTCCCCTCGAAGCTCCCGTAGTCCAGGGGATGGTCCTCGGTCTGCACTGCCAGGTGGTTCTTGCCCCCGGACTCAGGCACGCCCTTCGGCAGCGCCCAGGACACCAGCACGCCTTCATGCTCAAGGCGGAAGTCATAGTGCAGGCGGCTGGCGTGGTGTTCCTGGATCACAAAGGTGTTTCCGCTGCCCGCCGTGCCGGTGAAAGGCTCCGGAGTCTTCCCGGGATCGCGCATGGAGCGGTACTTCTCCAGCCGGGGGTCATTGCCGGCGTTATCGACGGCGGCGAACGGGTCCGTGCCTTCCTGCACCCGCCGGATCACCGCCTTATAGTCCAGGTGGCTGAGGCCGGGGGAGCTGATCTCCTCCCAGGTCCGGGGTGCAGCCACCATGGGGGTGGGGCGGCCACGCAGCGAGTACGGCACGATCGTCGTCTTGGCCGCGTTGTTCTGGCTCCAGTCCACCAGGACCTTGCCCTTGCGCAGGGTCTTTTTCATGTCGCTGACGGCCAGGTCCGGGTGGTCGGCCTCAAGGGCCCGGGCAAGTTCGCGGGCGAAGGCGGAGATCTGGTCGGAGGTCTGGCTCCGGTCCAGGGCGGCGTACAGGTGGATGCCCTTGCTGCCGCTGGTCACCGGGACGGGGTCCAGGCCCACGTCCTGGAGGATAGTGCGCGCCAGGAGGGCTACTTCAACACACGCCTCCAGGCCGGCGCCTTCGCCGGGGTCCAAATCCAGGACCAGCCTGTCGGGGTTCAGTTGGTTGCCGTGGGAGTCCACCTGCCACTGCGGGACGTGGATTTCCAGGGAGTTGATCTGTCCGAACCAGGTAAGGGTGGCGGGGTCGTTGACCATCGGATAGTAGATGGTGCGGTCTTTGTGGGTGATGGCTGCCCGGGGGAGCCAGCCCGGAGCCGAATCCTCAAGGTTCTTTTGGAAGAACACCTCGCCGGGCTTATCGGCGGTCCCCACGCCGTTCACCCACCGTTTCCTGGTGGCCGGCCTGTTGTACGCCGCCGGGACCAGGACGTGGGCCACTGCGGCGTAGTAGGCCAGGACATCCGCCTTGGTGGTGCCCGTTTCCGGATAGATGATCTTGTCCAGGTTGGTGAGGGTCAGTTCCCGCCCTGCCACCCGGACACGCTCCTTAGCGGCGGGCATGGGGCTTCACCTCCGGCGTTGCGTGATGTTCACTTGAGGAATGAGAGCCATCTGGAAAGGTGCCATCGCGTTCGGCCTGGTCAACGTGCCCGTGAAGGTCTACAGCGCCACTGAGGATCATGACATCAGTCTGCACCAGGTCCACAACGCCGACGGCGGCCGGATCCGCTACCAGCGCCGGTGCGAGGTCTGCAGCCAGGTCATCGATTATTCGGACATTGAGAAGGCCTACGAGGAGGACGGCCGGACGGTGGTCCTGTCCAAGGACGAGCTCAAGGCCATTCCGGCGGAGAACAGCCACGAGATCGAAGTGGTGCAGTTCGTCCCGTCCGAGCAGCTTGAGCCCATGATGTTCGAGAAAAGCTACTACCTTGAGCCGGACTCTAAGTCTCCCAAGGCCTACGTGCTGCTGCGCAGCGCGTTGGAGGACACGGACAGGGTGGCCATTGTCCAGTTCGCGCTGCGGGAGAAGACCCGGCTGGGTGCTTTGCGGATCAAGGACGATGTCCTGGTGCTCCAGTCCCTCCTGTGGCCGGACGAGGTGCGCGAAGCGAAATTCCCTTCCCTTGATGCGTCCGTCAAGATCTCCTCGCAGGAGCGCGATATGTCCGCCGCCCTGGTGGAGTCCATGGCGGCCGATTTCGATCCCGCCTCCTTCACGGACGAGTACCAGGTCCAGCTCCGCCAGCTGATTGAGGCCAAGCTGGAGCAGGGTGAATCGCTGGACACCGAGGAAACCTTCGGCGTCGAGGCCGGCGAGGGCAGCAAGGGTGAAGTCATCGACCTGATGGAGGCGCTGAAGCGAAGCCTGGACCGGAAACGGGGCGGCGGGACCGATGCCGCGGCAGGAAGCCCGGGCGGGGAGGCCCGCGGGGACTCCGGCAGCGAAGCCGGCGAAGACGAAGGAGCCGCCAAACCGGCACGCAAGCGGTCCGCAGCGGGTAAGGCCAGCGCCGCAAACGGCACGGCCAGTGCCAGCGGTGGAAAGACCGGCAGCACGGCGAGGTCCGCCGCGGCAAAGTCCACGGCAACGGAGTCCAGCGCAGCCAAATCCAGTACGGCAAAGTCCAGCGCAGCCAAATCCAGTACGGCAAAGTCCACGGCGGCAAAATCGGCCGCCGCCAAGTCGACAGCGGCCGGGTCCGCCGAGAAACCTGCCGCCAAGGCGTCCACCAGCAAGGCGACGGGCACCCGGGCGCGCAAGCCTGCGTGATGGCCCGCCGCCTGCGGTGCCTGGTCCGGTGCCCGATTCCATGTACATGAAACTACTAAGCTTGCTTGCGTTCCGGTAGCGGGGTGCTCTTTACAGCCGGGTCCGGTGCGTCCACAATGAGTCGCATCGCAGCCTCCGCTGTGCCCACAGCGTGCTGACACTCCAACGGCCCTGTGAGGAGCGCTGACCATGGACGATCAAACGGATGCAGCCAAGGCGGACCGGGAACTCAAACAGAAACACCGGGCCATGTGGGCATCCGGTGATTATCCAGCCCTCGCTGACGAGATGCTCCTGGACCTGGGTGCCATCCTGGTGGAAGCCTGCGGCATCACGTCCCGCCACAGCGTGCTGGATATCGCGGCCGGATCAGGCAACGCGGCTATTCCCGCGGCCATGATGGGGGCGAAGGTGGTGGCCAGCGATCTCACCCCGGAGCTTTTCGAAGCCGGACGCCGTGAGGCCGCGAACCGGGGAGTCAGCCTGGACTGGAAGGAAGCCGACGCGGAGGCCCTGCCCTTCGGGGACGCCGAGTTCGACGTGGTCATGTCCTGCCTCGGCGTCATGTTTGCCCCGCACCACCAGGCGGCGGCTGATGAACTCCTGAGGGTATGCAAACCGGGTGGAAGCATAGGGCTGTTGAGCTGGACCCCGGAGGGGTTCATCGGCAAGATGTTCGCCACCATGAAGCCCTTCGCCCCGCCGCCTCCGCCGGGAGCGCAGCCGGCGCCGCTGTGGGGGAGCGAGGACCACGTGCGTGAATTGCTCGGGGACAAGATCACGGACGTCGCTGCACGCAAGAAAACCCTGGCTGTGCGGAGCTTCCATCAACCCGGCGACTTCGTCCGCTATTTCAAGTCCCACTACGGCCCCACCATCTCCGTCTACAAATACATCGGGGAGGACGGGGACAAGGTCAAAGCCCTGGACCAGGCGCTGACGGAACTGGCTGATTCCTTCGGTGACGCCCATGGCGACACCCCGTTCCAGATGGAATGGGAGTACCTGCTGTTCACTGCGAAGAAGGCCAAGAAGAATGCCTGACCATGCGGCTACCCACTTGGGGGCGGGGGCTTAACGCAAGCGGCCGCCGTCGGGCGTTTCCCTGGGAGGGAAGGCCCGACGACGGCCGTGCGGCGTGGCTGCCAGGGCAGCCTGTCAGCTACTAGGCGTCGTGGTCCGTTTCAAGGATCTGGACCAGGTGGTCCAGTGCGGTGTCCGCGCCGTCACCTTCGGCGCGCAGCACAACCACGTCGCCGTGCGAGGCGCCCAGGCTCATGAGGGACAGGATGCTGGCAGCGTCCATGGCCTCGTCCGCCGGCTCGCCCTCGCGGGCGATGGTGATGTCCAGGTCGTACTCTCCTGCTGCCTCGGCAAAGATGGCGGCGGGGCGGGCATGCAGGCCCACGCGGCTGGCGACGGTTGCTGTGCGTTCTGGCATTGTTGCTCCTTTGTCTTCCGGCGGCTGGTTGGAATGCCGGATAGAGGTAGTAGGTGAGGCGGGATCAGACGGTTGCTGGGACGGTTTCCACCGTAGCAGCGCTCTTGGGTGCCGCCCAGCGCTTGAGGCCGATCACGGCCAGGGCGCTGACAATGGTGCCGGCGATGATCGAGAGGACGAACATCAGCACGTTGCCGATCGCGAAGAAGACGAAGATACCGCCGTGGGGTGCCTGCGAGGTGACCCCGAAGGCCATGCTCAGCGCGCCGGTGAGCGCGCCGCCCAGCATGCTGGCCGGGATGACCCGCAGGGGGTCGGCTGCGGCGAACGGGATGGCGCCTTCGGAGATGAAGGACGCGCCCAGCAGCCAGGCTGCCTTGCCGTTTTCCCGCTCGGCCAGGCTGAAGAGCTTCCGGTCCAGGACGGTGGCCAGGGCCATGGCCAGCGGGGGCACCATGCCGGCAGCCATGACCGTTGCCATGATCTGCCACGGTGCCTGGTTGTCCGCGCTGCCGGCGCTGAGGCCCGCAACGGCGAAGGCGTAGGCCACCTTGTTCACGGGACCGCCCAGGTCGAAGCACATCATGAGGCCCAGGATGATGCCCAGGACCACGGCGGAAGCGCCGGTCATGCCGGACAGCCAGCCGTTAAGGGCGGCGGTGAGGCCGGCGATGGGACCGCCCAGCACCAGGAACATGAGCCCGGACGCCACGATGGAGGCGAGCAACGGGATGATGACCACCGGCATGAGGCCGCGCAGCCAGCGGGGGACCTGCCAGGTGCCGATCACGTGCGCAACGTAGCCGGCCAGGAGGCCGCCCACGATGCCGCCGAGGAAGCCGGCCCCCATGAAACCGGAGACTGCACCCGCCACGAAGCCGGGGGCGATGCCGGGCCTGTCGGCAATGGCGTAGGCGATGTAGCCGGCCAGCGCCGGGACCAGGAAGCCCATGGAAAGGGCGCCGATCTTGAACAGGACTGCGCCCAGGTAAGCGGCGAGTCCGCCCTCGGGAAGGTTGCCGAAGTTGTTCTCCACAACCACCTTGTCCGCGACTTCGGTGATGTCGTAGCCGCCCAGGAGGAAGCCCAGGGCGATCAGGAGGCCACCGCCGGCAACGAACGGGATCATGTAGCTCACGCCGGTGAGAAGGGCCCGCTTCAGCTTCTGGCCGATGTGCTCGCCCTTTTCGGCTGCGGCCTGCTCGGCCTGTTCCTCGGCACCGAAGTGCGGGACGCGCCGCGCGTTCGGGTCGGAGGCTGCGGCCAGCGCCTCCTGGACCATCTTGGCGGGTTCGTCGATGCCCCGCTTGACGGGGGCGTTGATGACCGGCTTGCCGGCGAAGCGCTCCTTGCCGCGGACGTCCACGTCCACCGCGAAAATGACGGCGTCGGCAGCAGCGATGACGGCGGGATCCAGCGGCTTGGCGCCGGAGGAACCCTGGGTCTCCACCTGGAGGTCGACGCCGGCCTCCTGGGCAGCGGCCACCAGGGAGTCAGCTGCCATATAGGTGTGTGCGATGCCGGTGGGGCAGGCGGTCACGGCCACGAGGCGCTTGGGACCGGCCGGGGCTGATCCAGCCGACGCCGTGCCCGGCGCAGCGGCGGCAGAGCCCGCCGAAGCGGCGCCTGCCGAAGCCCCCGCGGACGCGCCGGAAGCAACAGCGGCAGCAGGTACCGCGGCTGCATGGGCTGCGGGCTTGTCAGCCAGTGCACCGTCCACCAGTTCCACGATCTCCTCGCGGGAGGAAGCGTTGCGCAGGGCCGTGGTGAAGTCCTTTTTGATCAGGGACCTGGCCAGCTTGGAGAGCAGCTTTAGGTGTTCCTGGTCGGCTCCGTCGGGGGCTGCGATGAAGAAGACCAGGTCCGCCGGGCCGTCCTTGGCTCCGAAGTCCACCTTGGGATTGAGGCGGGCCATGGCCAGGGTTGGTTCGGTGACGGCGGCTGAGCGGCAGTGCGGGATGGCGATGCCGCCCGGAATGCCGGTGGCGGTCTTCTGCTCGCGGGCGAAGGCGTCAGCGAAGAGGCCTTCAACTTCTGTTGCGCGTCCGGCGGCAGCTACTTTGCTTGCCAGGTGCCGGATCACCGCCTCGGGCGTGTTGCCCAGGTTCTGGTCGAGCTCGACCAGTTCCGTGGTGATGAGCTGGGTCACTGTCAATCCTTTCGAAGGGCCGTGATGGTTACGGCATCCGGGGTGGTTTGGTGTACTGCCGGAACCGTTGAACCGGGCAGGGAGGCAGCTGCGGCACCGTGGGCCACAGCCTGGCGAAGGCAGTCGGCCG
The Arthrobacter sp. PGP41 genome window above contains:
- a CDS encoding PTS fructose transporter subunit IIABC; translated protein: MTQLITTELVELDQNLGNTPEAVIRHLASKVAAAGRATEVEGLFADAFAREQKTATGIPGGIAIPHCRSAAVTEPTLAMARLNPKVDFGAKDGPADLVFFIAAPDGADQEHLKLLSKLARSLIKKDFTTALRNASSREEIVELVDGALADKPAAHAAAVPAAAVASGASAGASAGAASAGSAAAAPGTASAGSAPAGPKRLVAVTACPTGIAHTYMAADSLVAAAQEAGVDLQVETQGSSGAKPLDPAVIAAADAVIFAVDVDVRGKERFAGKPVINAPVKRGIDEPAKMVQEALAAASDPNARRVPHFGAEEQAEQAAAEKGEHIGQKLKRALLTGVSYMIPFVAGGGLLIALGFLLGGYDITEVADKVVVENNFGNLPEGGLAAYLGAVLFKIGALSMGFLVPALAGYIAYAIADRPGIAPGFVAGAVSGFMGAGFLGGIVGGLLAGYVAHVIGTWQVPRWLRGLMPVVIIPLLASIVASGLMFLVLGGPIAGLTAALNGWLSGMTGASAVVLGIILGLMMCFDLGGPVNKVAYAFAVAGLSAGSADNQAPWQIMATVMAAGMVPPLAMALATVLDRKLFSLAERENGKAAWLLGASFISEGAIPFAAADPLRVIPASMLGGALTGALSMAFGVTSQAPHGGIFVFFAIGNVLMFVLSIIAGTIVSALAVIGLKRWAAPKSAATVETVPATV